One Helianthus annuus cultivar XRQ/B chromosome 12, HanXRQr2.0-SUNRISE, whole genome shotgun sequence genomic region harbors:
- the LOC110894710 gene encoding phenylalanine--tRNA ligase, chloroplastic/mitochondrial has product MAAFAHHILLSKPSFFFTKTLAKSNHGFTAFVSVSSPFIRRHKSTQPIAASLLELGGVQISKQDVVKDEPTNNVPDLIFTKLGLQLHRRDNHPLGILKNAIHKYFDSNYNSQFLKFDDLCPIVTTKQNFDDVLVPADHVSRSYNDTYYIDAETVLRCHTSAHQAELLRKGYTNFLVTGDVYRRDSIDSTHYPVFHQMEGVRVFSPNDWNDSGKDGTSYAADDLKACLEGLARHLFGAVEMRWVDTYFPFTNPSFELEIYFQEKWLEVLGCGVMEQEILKRGGKTDNVAWAFGLGLERLAMVLFDIPDIRLFWSTDKRFTSQFTKGQLGIKFKPFSKYPPCYKDMSFWINDSFTENNLCEIVRGVAGDLAEEVVLIDNFTNKKGMTSHCYRITYRSMERSLTDEEINELQWNVRDQVQSQMNVELR; this is encoded by the exons ATGGCTGCCTTTGCTCACCACATCCTCCTCTCCAAACCCTCCTTCTTCTTCACCAAAACCCTAGCCAAATCCAATCATGGCTTCACCGCCTTCGTCTCCGTCTCTTCACCCTTCATCCGCAGACACAAATCCACACAACCAATAGCTGCTTCACTTCTTGAACTCGGTGGAGTTCAAATCTCCAAACAAG ATGTGGTTAAGGACGAACCGACAAATAATGTCCCAGATCTAATATTCACTAAACTAGGATTACAGCTTCATAGGAGAGACAATCATCCCCTTGGGATCCTCAAGAATGCAATACACAAGTATTTTGACTCCAACTATAACTCTCAGTTTCTTAAGTTTGATGATTTGTGCCCAATTGTTACTACCAAACAG AACTTTGATGATGTGTTGGTACCTGCTGATCATGTGAGCAGGAGTTACAATGATACATACTACATTGATGCAGAAACCGTGCTGAGGTGTCACACTAGTGCACATCAGGCTGAGTTACTAAGAAAAGGATATACAAATTTTCTTGTTACCGGCGACGTTTATCGAAGAGACTCCATTGATTCAACTCATTATCCTGTATTCCATCAg ATGGAAGGAGTTAGAGTGTTCAGTCCAAATGATTGGAATGATTCTGGCAAGGATGGAACTTCGTATGCTGCAGATGATCTAAAAGCTTGTCTCGAGGGTTTGGCACGTCACCTTTTTG GTGCTGTTGAAATGCGATGGGTCGACACTTATTTTCCATTTACAAATCCATCTTTTGAACTCGAGATATATTTCCAG GAGAAGTGGTTGGAGGTTCTTGGTTGCGGTGTAATGGAACAAGAAATATTAAAACGTGGAGGGAAAACCGATAATGTGGCTTGGGCTTTTGGGCTTGGATTGGAACGTTTGGCAATGGTCCTGTTTGATATTCCTGATATTAGACTTTTTTGGTCTACAGATAAGCGATTCACGTCTCAG TTTACTAAAGGTCAACTTGGGATAAAATTCAAGCCATTTTCAAAG TATCCACCTTGTTATAAAGACATGAGTTTCTGGATCAATGACTCATTCACAGAAAACAACCTTTGCGAAATTGTCAGAGGCGTTGCTGGTGATCTTGCGGAGGAG GTAGTATTGATTGACAACTTCACCAACAAGAAAGGAATGACTAGCCATTGTTACAGGATCACATATCGCTCCATGGAGCGTTCTCTTACAGACGAGGAAATAAACGAGCTACAG TGGAATGTTCGAGATCAGGTGCAGAGTCAGATGAATGTTGAACTAAGATGA
- the LOC110894709 gene encoding auxin-induced protein 6B: MSGCSKIRHIVHLRQMLRRWRKKAALASRKCIPSDVPAGHVAVSVGSNCRRFVVRATYLNHPVFNKLLVQAEEEFGFSHSGPLAIPCDEYLFEEIICFLSRSDSTGNRTVNFEEFQRHCHVGIRSNIDFWPESRPLLQ; this comes from the coding sequence ATGTCAGGCTGCAGCAAAATCCGCCACATTGTACACCTCCGTCAAATGCTACGCCGGTGGAGAAAAAAAGCCGCATTGGCTTCCCGGAAATGCATTCCGTCAGACGTCCCCGCCGGCCACGTCGCAGTCTCCGTCGGCTCAAACTGCCGCCGGTTCGTCGTCCGGGCGACATACCTCAACCACCCGGTTTTCAACAAGTTGCTTGTTCAAGCCGAAGAGGAATTCGGGTTCTCTCACTCGGGTCCGTTAGCGATCCCGTGTGACGAGTATTTGTTTGAAGAGATTATTTGTTTCTTATCACGGTCCGATTCTACAGGGAATCGGACCGTGAATTTTGAAGAGTTTCAACGTCACTGCCACGTAGGCATCAGGAGTAATATTGATTTTTGGCCCGAATCTCGGCCTCTCCTCCAATAA